In Sphingomicrobium sediminis, the genomic window AGTGATAATAGCCGCCGCCATTGGCGCAGCTGCCCATCGAGATGACGTAGCGCGGCTCGCTCATCTGATCGTAAACCTTGCGCAGCGCCGGGGCCATCTTGTTGCAGAGCGTGCCCGCGACGATCATCACGTCGCTCTGGCGCGGACTCGCGCGCGGCGCCGCACCGAAGCGCTCGAGGTCGTAGCGCGGCATGTTCACATGGATCATTTCGACCGCGCAGCAAGCGAGACCGAACGTCATCCACCACAGCGAGCCGGTGCGCGCCCACTTGAACAGCTCTTCGGTCGAGGTGACAAGGAAGCCCTTCTCATCGAGCTCCTTCTGCATTTCCTCGAACTTCTGGCGGGTCGCCTCGTCAATCTCGGGCAAGTTTTCCGGCACGCCCGGTTCCAGACCCTTGATACGGGCAATGTCCTGCTCGGTCGGACGCGGAGTGTAGGTTACTCCCATTCCAGCGCTCCCTTTTGCCAGGCGTAGACAAGGCCCAGCGTCAATTCGGTGAGGAAGATCATCATCGCAATCCAGCTCGCCCAACCGGTCCCCATCAGGGTCACGGCCCACGGAAACAGGAAGGCGGCTTCAAGATCGAAGATGATGAAGAGGATCGCGACTAGGTAGAAACGCACGTCGAACTGGTCGCGGCTATCCTCGAAGGCGGGGAAACCGCATTCATATTCGGACAGCTTTTCGGGGTTCGGCTGATGCGCCCCCGTGACCCGGCTGATCGCCATGGGCGCGAACACGAACGCGACCGACAGCGCGAGCGCGACGGCGAGGAACAGAAGGATCGGCAGATAATCTGCGGCAACGCTTGCCAAGGGACATTCTCCGGGCGGACTTCTCGGCGCGGCTTTAGGACAGGAAACCCCTCTCCCGCAACCGCCTAAAGGACCATATTTTCACGTGCTAGCGCAGGGCGCCGGCGACCAGCTTGTGCAGCTTGCTGTGCAGTTCGCCCGAGGCGGCGAGATATTCGCGCTTCTGCCGCATGCGATCCTGGCCGCGATAGTCGGTGATGAAACCGCCCGCTTCGCGCACCAGGAGGAGGCCTGCCGACACGTCCCACAGGTCGAGATCGTCTTCCCAGAAGCCATCGAGGCGACCCGCAGCGACCCAGGCGAAATCGAGCGTTGCCGCACCGAAACGGCGGATCGCCGAGACTTCGGGGCCGATGGCGCCATAGATACGGCTCCATTTGGCCACGTCACCGCGACCCCAATGCGGCATGCCGGTACCGATCAGCGCTTCGTCGAGATTTCGACGCGCCGACACGCGCAGGCGCTGGTCCTGCAGCCAGGCACCGCGGCCCTTTTCGGCCCAGAAGCTTTCATCCGTGATCGGCTGATAGGTCAGCGCGTGGGTGATTTCGGGATCACCATTAGGCTTCTTGTCCTCAACCGAGATCGAGATGGCGAAGTGCGGGATGCCGTGCAGGAAATTCGACGTGCCATCCAGCGGATCGACGATCCAGCGCGGCTTGTCGGGATCGCCTTCGATCTCTCCCGCTTCCTCGACCAGCAGGCCCCAATCGGGACGCGCATAGCGCAGCTCGTCGATGATCGTTTCTTCGGCGCGCTTGTCGGCCATCGAGACGAAATCGGCGGGGCCTTTCTTGGACACCTGCAAATTCTCGACTTCGCCGAAATCGCGGCGCAGACGCGGCGCGGCCTTGCGCGCGGCGCGTTCCATCACGGTGATGAGACCCGAATGGGATACCATTTTCTCTATTCTTCCTTGTTGTCCGCCTCGGGCGGCTCCGGCAATTGGCCGGCGGCCGTCGTGGCCAGCATTTCCAGTGCGTCTGCGACTGCATCGAGCCGCGCATCCTCACCCTCGATGCCATGGCGCGAGGCCAGCCATACCGGGCTATTGTACGCAATCGCCACCTCGCCCTCGACCGTCTCGTAGATCGCCATGCGCTGCGGCAAGTCGAGTGCCGCCGACGGCGCGGACTTCATGAGGTGCGTGCCGACTTCGGGCTTGCCGAAGAAGATGCTGATCGCCGGCGACATGTTGAGTTCGACCGTCGCAGCATTTTCGGCGTGGTTGAGCTTGGCGACGATGGTGAAGCCATTGGCCTCGAGCGT contains:
- the ndhC gene encoding NADH-quinone oxidoreductase subunit A translates to MASVAADYLPILLFLAVALALSVAFVFAPMAISRVTGAHQPNPEKLSEYECGFPAFEDSRDQFDVRFYLVAILFIIFDLEAAFLFPWAVTLMGTGWASWIAMMIFLTELTLGLVYAWQKGALEWE
- a CDS encoding DUF302 domain-containing protein, giving the protein MRFILPTIASFALLACSGGEEAVAPEETADVEVVESEGGEVASFGNGVQTLVSDAGVEETAERLEATLEANGFTIVAKLNHAENAATVELNMSPAISIFFGKPEVGTHLMKSAPSAALDLPQRMAIYETVEGEVAIAYNSPVWLASRHGIEGEDARLDAVADALEMLATTAAGQLPEPPEADNKEE
- a CDS encoding inositol monophosphatase family protein, whose protein sequence is MVSHSGLITVMERAARKAAPRLRRDFGEVENLQVSKKGPADFVSMADKRAEETIIDELRYARPDWGLLVEEAGEIEGDPDKPRWIVDPLDGTSNFLHGIPHFAISISVEDKKPNGDPEITHALTYQPITDESFWAEKGRGAWLQDQRLRVSARRNLDEALIGTGMPHWGRGDVAKWSRIYGAIGPEVSAIRRFGAATLDFAWVAAGRLDGFWEDDLDLWDVSAGLLLVREAGGFITDYRGQDRMRQKREYLAASGELHSKLHKLVAGALR